The DNA window TCGAAGGCGGACACGTCGGCAGCTATGCTGTCCGGGAACGAGGTCTCGCCGCTGACATCCTTGGCAGTCAGCGTATATTCGCCGCGGATGTGCCGCGTTTCGCGAACCCCCAGCACCGGCGCGATCTGGGCGATCTTGGCCTTCGCGAAGCCGGGCACCTTCTTAATAAGAAACTGGGCATATTCCTCGATTTGGCGGTAACACTCGACGATCGCAGCGCTGAACTCGATCGGTGAGAAGACGTTGACGCCCAGCACCCGGGTGGCGTTCACGTACATCAACCCGTTGGCTGTCTTGAGGGTTATGTTCTCGCGGGGCAGGTCGATATTTGTCTCTTCCCGATAGGCGCGGATCGTTTTGTTGAAGCCCGTAAGCCACAGTCCATAATCGAGGTCGTCGTCATTGTCTGGAATGGCCTGGGCGGGCACATCGTCCGTTTGGCGCGCCCAGCGCGCGAGTTCCACGACATCGACGTCGGACATTGTGAAATACATGCCGACGGGCTGCATCTTGATCTCGTCGTCGTCATCGCCCGAGCCCATGACGAACGGAGCGCCCGCGCCGGCAGCGATGTCGCCGTCAGCCGAACAATCGATCACGACCTTGGCGCCGATGAAGCTGCGGCCGGCCTTGTTCTCCACCACCACGCCTGTCACCTTACCGCCCTCGACGATGGGACGCGAGACCACGGTTTCGAAGAGAATCTGGACGCCAGCATCCGTACAGAGGCGCGTCAGCAGCATCTTCATGATTTCGGGATCGCAGGGAGATGCGATCTTGACCTTCCCCGTCTTGGTCCCAGCGAAATAGTCAGCGCCGGCCGCTCCCGTCGCGCGCGCCATTTTCCAGAGCTCAAGGGGCAGCCCGCCCACGAGCGCTCCCGAAGGCTTCGTGTTGAGGCCGAGGGTGAGATTGCCGCCCAGGGAACCGAACCGCTCGACGAGAACCACTTTCTTGTTCCGGCGCGCGGCGGCGGCGGCAGCAATCGGACCCGTGGTGCCCCCGCCAACCACCACTATGTCCGCATCCATCAGCACGGGTATTTCGCGAGCGGGTTCCTGGATGGTCGGCATTAAGCGTACCTCATGTCACGTTTCATATATGAAGCAACGCTTCATCTTTAGAAATCCGTACCATCCGGTCGGGCTTGAGTCCAGCGTGAGGCCCGATTGTCCGGGTGCCGGAGAGGAGATCCCTGTGGCCGTGGGCGTATCGGCTTTTTATCTCTGGATTTCCGCCCGCCCATGGCCGCAGCAGGTGCTCAATTCGAAGCGGTCGTCCCATTTGCGGGCGGAGTTTTCCAGGCCAGCACAGTTCCATCAAATTTTTGGCAGCCGATCGTGAGGAACGAAAGCGAATGCCGGGAATGATGTTCACGAGCGACGCGGGCGAAATTTCAAATCGGTAGATTTGTGATCAAAGTATTGAGAGACGTGCAAACAACGACTTGGTTCGATGTACCACGGCAAAGCGCGTCCTCACGCG is part of the Bradyrhizobium canariense genome and encodes:
- a CDS encoding FAD-dependent oxidoreductase produces the protein MPTIQEPAREIPVLMDADIVVVGGGTTGPIAAAAAARRNKKVVLVERFGSLGGNLTLGLNTKPSGALVGGLPLELWKMARATGAAGADYFAGTKTGKVKIASPCDPEIMKMLLTRLCTDAGVQILFETVVSRPIVEGGKVTGVVVENKAGRSFIGAKVVIDCSADGDIAAGAGAPFVMGSGDDDDEIKMQPVGMYFTMSDVDVVELARWARQTDDVPAQAIPDNDDDLDYGLWLTGFNKTIRAYREETNIDLPRENITLKTANGLMYVNATRVLGVNVFSPIEFSAAIVECYRQIEEYAQFLIKKVPGFAKAKIAQIAPVLGVRETRHIRGEYTLTAKDVSGETSFPDSIAADVSAFDVHDVKGADVDFRGLKPYELPYRCLVPLGVEQLLVAGRCISADHTAHGRSRNVPACMATGQAAGIAAAIALDGNTTVRGVSIERLQAALREIGMPLYADELG